The genomic DNA TGAGTTTGCGCTCTGCAGGCCAGTCGGACATGACCGACAGCGGGTGTGACACGGAAGCCAACGGCGAGGTTTCCGTCATTCCCCATGCTTGCACCACGGTGATGCCTAACGCATCGAAGCGCGCCAACAAGCTCTCTGGCACTGCGGAACCTCCGCAAGGGATACAGCGCAAACTGGAGAGGTCGTACGGGTGCTTCTCGACCGCGGCCAAAATGCCGAGCAACACTGTCGGCACCCCGGCAGTTACAGTCACGCGATGCGTTTCAATGAGCTGGCAAATGTCCTCCGGCGTCGGTTGCACACCAGGATATACCTGGGTCGCTCCGATCATCGTGGCCCCATAAGGCAAGCCCCAGGCGTTCGCGTGGAACATGGGCACCACGGGCATCACCACGTCCGACTCGCGAAGACCGAAGGCATCCGCCAGGCACTGGCCGAACGTATGGAGCACAAGGGCACGGTGCGAGTAGAGAACACCTTTCGGGTTACCGGTGGTACCCGACGTGTAGCACATTGCCGCGGCTGTTTGTTCGTCCAAGCGCGGAAACGGGTCGCTCGTCGGTGCGTGCCGGAGCAAGTCTTCATAACCATAAATCGGAGACAAGCTGGTTTGCGGCGGAGGCCCATCGTCCATCACCACATAGGCTCGCACCGAACGCAACTCCGGTGCGAGCTTCTCGAGCTGAGGCACCAAGGACCGATCGACAAAAATCACGGCATCTTCAGCGTGGTTGACGATGTAAGCAATTTGCTCCGGGAACAGGCGAATATTCAGCGTATGCAACACGCGTCCACTCGCGGGCACGCCAAAATACAGCTCCAGGTGCCGGAATGTGTTCCAGGCGAACGTGCCGACTCGTTCACCGGGCCGGATTCCAAGCGTTTTCAGCACGTGCCCTAATTGGCAGGCGCGCCGGTACAGATCCGCGTACGTGTACTCGGCAACCCCGTACTGGGTGCGCGACAAGATTCGCTTCTCCCAAAACAGCCGGGCAGCACGGCGCACCAGATGGGTCAGCAGCAGGGGTTCGTCCATCATCAGGCCGTTCATCGTTCATCCTCCCTTGCACCTTGTGCAGAAGAACTGCGCGCCCGCCAAGCCCCTTGCAAGGCGCCCCGTGCGCGCAGTGCCTCGCGGGCCACAGCGCAATCGTCGAACGGAAGCTTCTGCCCGCCAAAAATCTGGTAGGTTTCGTGCCCTTTTCCCGCGATCATCACAAGATCGCCGGGCTTCGCTTCCCTGATCGCGCTTGTGATGGCGCGCCGCCGGTCAACGTCAACGCGCAGTTTACTGGCGTACTCTCGCGGCACCCCCGCAACGATCTCCGAAATGATTGCTTCGGGATCTTCGTCGCGCGGATTGTCCGACGTTACCACCACCACATCGCTCAGCCGCGCGGCTACCTCGCCCATCAGCGGGCGTTTGCCGCGATCGCGGTTACCGCCGCAACCGAACACGGTGATGATCCGCCCTCGTGCAAGGCTGCGCGCCCCCGTCAGTAATCGCTCCAAGGCGTCGGGCTTGTGGGCGTAGTCGACGATGACCAAAAACTCCCCTCCCGGGTTCACTACTTCGAAGCGGCCTGGAACCTGCGGCACCGCAGCGAGTCCCGCAACCACAGTGTCCCGTGGCAACCCAAGCGCGATGCCGACCGCAAGCGCTGCCACTGCGTTGGCCACTTGGAACGCACCGGGAACCGGCAAACGCACTTCGCACGGGCCGAGTGGCGTCATCGCAGAAAACCACGTGTCCGTGGGAGAGATGCGTGTTTCCACCACGCGCACGTCCGCGCGGTCCCCCTGGCCATAAGTCAACAGCCGGCCGCGGTTGACTTCTATCATGTACGGAGCCGCGGCATCGTCGATGTTGATCACCGCGATCCCGTCTTTGCCGCCGCTCGCTAGCTCCTCGAACAAGCGTCCCTTGGCGCGGCGGTAATGGTGCATGTCGGGGTGAAAGTTCAGGTGGTCGCGTCCGAGGTTGGTAAACACCCCAACGTCAAACGCTACCTCCGCCACGCGCCGCAGCTCCAGCGCATGTGAGGACACCTCCATCACGACCGCACGACAGCCAGCGTCGACGGCTCGCCGCAGCAAGGCTTGCAGCTCATGAGCTTCCGGCGTTGTCTGCCGTGCTGGATACACCTCGCCGCCGATACGATGCTCCACAGTGCCGAAGCGGGCAGTGGGCCAACCCGCGTTACGCAACACCGCATCCACGAAGTACACTGTCGAGGTTTTCCCGGAGGTGCCCGTGACGCCGACGACCACGAGGTCGCGAGATGGCTGGCGGTAGAACCGGCTCGCGATCTGTGCATGCGCCAGCCACACGTCGGGCACGCGCACAACCGTGACTCCCTCCGAGACAGTCACGGGCCGCTCCACCACCAACGCCGCGGCTCCCCGCGCAACCGCCTCGGGGATGAAATCGTGGCGATCGGCCCGGGTTTCACCGCCCTCGGTGCGGTAGCCAGTCAGGCACACGAAGAGACTACCTGGCTCTACCTCCCGCGAGTCGGCAACGATGGAGGACACCTGAACGTCCCAGCGACCTTGCAATAACTCGTGAGGCGTTCCTTTCAGGAGAGATTGCAGCGAATGCGACACCGAGCCGCGTCTATAGCACGCGCACAATCATCGAGCGCGACGGCCCAACATTCCCGTCCACATCGCGCAGCCGAACGGTAATCAACGTCTCGCCCGTCGGGAACGCGATGGCAGCGTCCACCATCGCGCAGAATTGCACTTGGCTCTCCTGGCTCGCAAAGCCGTAGTCCCCGCTCGCAAGCAGCATGCACTGCTCGCCTTCGTAACGGCCGAACGGCTGATCCTGCCCATCGCGGAAGCGGCACGCAAAGTCGTTGACGCGCGCAATGTTGTCTACGCTCAGCTCAAAGTTCACCGGATTCGTTGCGGGCACGCCGCCACCAGCGACCGGCGTGGCCCCGGGGCGCGCCTCGGCACGATCGCACACTTCTGGACTGCCGTTACCCAAGTCGCGCGAGGTCCAAATTTGCAAGTCGGGAAAGGTCACCAAATCAGGTTGGAACGTGCGCGGGCTGACGGGCTTTCCGCTCGTGCCGGGCTTCCCTTCGATCACCAGGCCAAAACCGAAGCCACCCCGCCTAGTGTAGACAGGGGTGCCGTCGTCGGTCACGTCCGTAGGCTCCACTAGCGTACCGTCCGCCCGGGTGATTCCCAGGAAGGTTACCACCGGCCCCTGCGCCGACACCGGCGGAAGCGTGGGCGTGGCCGTGGGGCTTGGAGGAGCAGTGGCTGGGGGCTGCACGCGCACAACGATCCGCGCAGTGGGTCCCACGTTCCCCAAAATGTCGCGCAGGCGAACGCTGAGCACGGTATCTCCGACGGGGAAGCTCATCAGACGCGAAACTTGCGCGCAATACTGCACAGTGCTGGCCGGGTTCACGAAGCCGAAGTCGCCCGAGGGAAATAACGTGCAAGCGTCTGCCGGGCCGACGCCCGAGGGCTTTCCTTCGCCATCGCGGAAGCGGCAAGCAAAATCGTTAATGGCCGCGGTGATCTCCGGGGTGGCTGAGAAATCTGCCGGCTCCACCGCTGGCACACCGCCTCCCGGTGGCGACACATCGCACACCGCTAAGCTCCCATCGCCGAGCGCGCGGGAGGCTACGATTTGCAAGTCCGGCAAGCTCGCGAGATCCTCCTGAAAGGTGGACAGACCTACCGGCGCGCCACTCACCCCAGGAGCGCCTTCCACGACAATGTAAAAGCCAGCGCCGGCTGGGCGCACGTAAATCGGAACACCCTCCTCGTTGGTACCGCTCGGTTCGAGGACGACACCATCCGCCCGTGCCAGGGCGAAATAAGAGACACGCGGACCAATTGTTGGTGCGGGTGTGGCGGTGGCAGTAGGACTGGGCGACAGGGTCGGCGTGGTCAGCACAGGCGCCGTCCAAGTCGGCGACGGAACCAAGTTCCCGAGTTCATCGTCATCACCGCTGCAGCCCGCCAAAGCGCTCAAAACAGCAACCACCCACCCGACAACCCACCACCGCGCCCCAAGCCTCGTCATCTCTCCGCCCTCCCGTCTCGCCGGCCTTTGTTCACGATGCCGTCGTTTCCTACCGCGAATGGCTTAAAAGTACAACGCTCGCAGCGCGGTCTGAAAGCCGCTGGATTCCGGCCGAGGGACTTCAGCGGTCAGCACCGCGACGGGCGCACGGCGCTACTTTCTCCGTCCTATGACCGGGCACGTCGAGACACTCCCGATCCAAGAAGCCCATCGGCCATAAGTGTGGATCGTCGCTGCAGCCCCTCCAACGTCCCTCGCTGCCTGCCGGTGAGCGCCTGGATCCCCAGATCGAGGGCAGCGAGGTCGGCGCGCGCTGCGGCTCTTTGATCGTTCCATCGTGGCGCCACCACAAGACCTCGGAACTCCCCCGCCCGGCCCCTCGGCACCCGGGCAGGGTGCGTCCTTCGCTTTGTCACCCGGTCACGCGCACAATCAGTTGGGCAACGGAACTCGTCGCACCATTGGTGTCTCTGACGCGTACGCTCATCAACGTGTCCCCCGGGGGGAACTCCCAGGCACGATCGACGAAGGCACAGAACTGAACCGTACTCTCAGCTCGCACAAAACCAAAGGCGCCCGTCCCGAAGAGAACACAGGCATCTGCCAAGCCTCGGCCTCGTGGTTCATCGGCACCGTCGCGAAATCGGCACGACAAGTCATTTACGGCCGCAACGTCATCGAAGCGCGGTGGGTCAGTTGCCGGAACTCCGCCGGCTGTCGGGGGCCGGTAATCGCACACGTCCTCGCTGCCATTGCCGAGTGCACGGCTGGCCACCACCTGCAGATCGGGCAGCCCCGAAAGGTCTGCCTGGAAGGTCGAGAGTCCTACGGCCGCCCCAGAGGGCCCAGGTTTTGCCTCGACGACCAGCAGAAATCCTGCACCCAACGGGCGGCTGTAAATCGGCACTCCGCCGGCGCTAACGTTGTCCGGTTGCAGCAACGATCCATCGGCGCGGGCGACGCCAAAGAAGGTTACGGTCGGCCCGGGACTCTCCGTTGGGGTTGAGCTCGGCGTGCGCGAGGGCGTACGCGTGGGCGAGGCCGGCACCGTTGTTCGCGTGGGCTTCGGGCTGTTGCCACCGGTGCCAGAGGTTGGTGAAGGAGAGCCAACCGTCGCCGGAAGCGTCGCCGTTCGCGTAGGCGTTCGCGATCGCGTGGCCGTTGCGGTTGGAGAGGGAGTCGCCGTCGGTGAGCCACCGCTGCCCACGCGCACGACAATTTGCGCCGTCGGGCCCGGCACACCGCTTCCAGGAGGCGCATCGGCGGCTGCTTGATCGAGCACGCGTACGGTCAACACCGTGTCCCCGGGAGGGAACTCCAAGATGCGTGTCACCGGCGCACAAAATTGGACAGACGTATCTACGCCGACAAACCGAAAATCCAACTCTGGAGGTACACGCGTGCAAGCTTCTTGGCTGCCACGCCCACGCGGGGTCCCCGCGCCATCGACAAAGCGGCAGCCAAAATCGTTCATGATACGGATGTTGGTCTCCGTAGGCAGGTAGCTCGGGGGGTCCAGCGCAGGAACGCCGCCGGCGGATGGCCCGCTATTGTCGCACGCGGCATCGCTGCCATCTCCGAGCGGGCGCGACGCCACGATCTGCAAATCAGGCATCGCGACAAGGCTCGGCACAAATGTGTCGCTGCCCACTTCATTGCCACTCGGCCCGCGGGCCGCTTCCACTACGATGTTGAAACCGAACCCTTGCGGGCGCACGAAAATTGGCACTCCTTGCGGAGTCGTGCCCACAGGGTCGAGGAGCGTATCATCGGAACGCGTAAGCCCGAAATAGCGGATCACCGGCCCGGGCGGAGCAGTTGGCGAGTGCGTTGCCGTGCGCGTGGGCGTCGCCGTCGCCGAGCGCGTCGGAGTTGCCACGGGGGTTGCACTGCGAGTCCGCGTGCGGCTCGGCGTCGATGTAGGTGTCAACGGGCGCGCCGTGGTTGCTACCGGCAACGTGGCTGTGGGCGTGCGGGTCGGGACGGTTGTGGCGAGACTCGCCGTTGCCGCTGCTGTGGCGGTGAGCAAGGACACGCTGCCGGTCGGCGAGGCAGTGACCGTGGCACTCCCGACGCCCATTGTACGCGTGGCCGTCGCTGTGGGGATCACGATGCTGTGCGTAGGCGTCGGTGAGGGGGGCAATGTATGCGTTCTCGTGGGCGTGGCAGGCGGGGTGCCAGTCGCAGTGGGCGACGGAGGCCACGTTGCGGTTGGAGTCCGCGTGCGGGAGGGGCTCACCCGCACCAATGTTGCGGAGGGGCTCGGTGTGGCGGTCGGGGTTGGCTCGGACGGACCGGGCCCGACCCGCAGGCGGATTTGTGTTAGCGGTCCTAAGTTCCCTGCTCGATCGCGTACTGCCACTGTGACCAGCGTTTCGCCGTCGGAAAAAATCAACTGTCGCGTCACCTGCAGACAAAACTGAACTTGGGTCGCGTCGTTCACAAATGTAGCGCGGCCAAAGCGATCGCTCGTGCACGCAAATGCCGGAGCCGTCGCGACAGCGAAGTTGCAGGATAAGTCGTTCATCGCATCGGTGATGCGCCGGAGGGGTCGCAAGTCTGGCGGGTGAACGGCCGGGACTCCTCCATCGCACACTGCCGGACTGCCATCGCCTAGCGGCCGACTCACCAGGATCCACAAATCGGGGCGAACCGTCGGATCCCGCGGGTCGCTCGCGAAAATCGTCTGCCCTACAGAAACACCGGCGGCACCCGGGCGCGCCTCGATCACCAGCTTAAAGCCTTGCCCCGCGGGGCGAGCGTAAACCGGCACACCGGCAATGGTTGCAGTACGACTGAGCGGCGAACCGTCGGCTGCAGCCAGGCCAAGGTAGGTAACCTCCGGTCCGAGCGCGGGCGGCGCTGCCACCAGCCCAGCGAGTGCAGGGAAATCCGCCGCCGATAGGACTAAGTCGAAGTTTTGGTCAGCAAAGCCGCAAGCGGAGGCCCCACCAGCAAACAACCGTTGCGCGGCAGCCAGCAAGTCCTGCCGGTCGACGCTGCCATCGCAATTCACATCGCCCGGCAGTTGCGCCCAGACGGAGGAGTCAGCCGCCAAGGCACCGACCAGGAGAAGGGCAACCAATATTCGCAAGCCCCATTGCCGCCACCCCTGCTCCGACATTGCCGCCTTCATTCGCTCCTTCGAACAAGGGCGCACGTTACCCTACGGTGTTGGGGGACACAACGCGCCTTATGCGCGGCGACTCACCTGCGCGGCCTCGCCCGAGAGCGAGCCAACTTGCCGACCGTTGTCCTCACTCGCCCAGCACAGGATGCGTTTCCGCTTGACTCGACAGCCGGGACGGAAGTACAAGACGAACAATTGTTCGGGGAGATCGGGAGGCCCCGGCGAGAGCAGATACCCGCTGAGGGGGATGCGATGAGGTGGACAAAACAGTGCGGTCGAGGTTTGGTGTGGGTTCTTAGCGTGGTCGTGGCGGCGCCGTGCTTCGGGATGCCGATCGACGAAGCGCAAAACTTTCAGTTGCGGCTGCGGGCATACAGCCGGTTCTCCATCAGGGTTCAAGATTCCGACTCGCCGCCCGGTGGCGACACCGTGCCGGTAACGAAAATGGGCCAAATGGTGGAGCACCGCAATTTCTACAACCCTGAGTTCGAGGGCAAGCTTACGCCGTACTGGCCGAGCTGGCTCGCCGCATTTAAGCCGGACGATTTGAGTTTCCGAGTTGCTGCTTGGGGTTTTTACGATGGGATATATGACTACGGCCCAAAGCAATTTCGCGACGCGGCACGCCGCGTGAACGCGGGCTGGCCGCGGCCACTTCGGCTCGGCGCTTTTTACCTCGAGGGACCGGACTTCGTCGACCAACCCACCGGCACGGTAGAAAGCTACTTCCCGCACGTGGAGGTCCAAAATCCGCGCGACATTTACGCCACCCGACGGCGGATTAACGAGCTGTACCTGAACTTCAGCAAAGGGCCATTGTTTGTTCGCATTGGCCGCCAAGCAATTTCCTGGGGCGAGGCGGACACGGTTGCGCTACTCGATCAAAACAACCCCTTCGACGTCACCCTTGGAGCACCGGGAATTTTTCAAGAGATCGACGAGGCGCGCATTCCCCTGTGGACAATTCGGACTAGCCTGAGCTTATTCGAAACCCTCGGGCCACTCTCCAGCGGCTTTGCGGAAGCCTACTGGGTTCCGGGCGACCTCGACGTGAACACGGGCATTTTGCCGCTTCTTGGCGTCAGCCCGTACTCGCCAGGTGGAAAGGACCCACAGCAACTCCTGCGCGATCAACTTGGGCCACTGTATGAAGGCGCTCGCGTGCAGTTTGTGCTGCAAGACCTCATCCCGCGCAAGCGGTTCGAAAACAGCCGTTACGGCTTTCGCGTACAAACTGTGATTAACCGCTTCTTCACAGTCAGCGGCTGGGTGTACACCACGTTTCCACAACAACCTGTTCCCCTCGGCCGCGGGCTAAGGCGCACGCCTGAGGGAACATCGCTGTTCATCACCCAGACAGTTCACAATGAGCGCTTCATGGCCTTTGGTCTCGCTAATACGTTCTTCGTCGAGCCGATCGACAGTATCATTCGGATGCAGGTCGTCTATTTCGACAACGAGCCTGGGTTCATTCCCGAGATCAACCTGGGGATCACCAAGGATACTCCGAACAACCCCTTGAGTGTGCTCACGGCGTGCTACCGAGCGGCGGAGCGGAAACAACTGTGCACGATCCCCACTGCGGACGTCATCCGTTGGGAACTTGGGATCGACCGTTTCTTCTTCGCCCGCTTCCTCAACCCCAGCAACAGCTTCACTTGGATCACAGCATTTGTAGGTTCCTGGAACCTCGACGAAACGAATGCGAAGGACTTCCGCCTAGCAGGTCAGCGCAAGCCAGGTCGCGCGGCCTTGTCGCCCGACGACTACGTGCAACAAAAGGCGGTGGAAGCGTTTGTGCAAACTCACCTGGAGACGAACTATGCACACGGCCGCGTTACGCCCGGAATAACTTTAATCGGCAATGTGCGTGGGACCTACGTAGTCAACCCCGTGATTACCTACCGGATGTTCGACTGGTTACTGTTCGACCTGAATTACATCCACATCGGCGGCGAGTATCAGCAAGTGGGCTTCTTCCGCGATCGCGATCAAGTGTCGGCACGAGTCACGTACCAGTTGAACTGACACCGAAGCGTCGCCAGCAGTCGCTGAGTAAGTCGACCAGCGTTTGCCTCCACGAATACTGCGGCAACCAACCGGTTGCCGCAGTAATTTTGTCGTGGCAGCCCACCAGACGGGGGATGTCCACACGGCGGCACCGACTCAACTCGGATACGATCGCACCGGTGTTCCCGGCGATTTCCAGCAACGTTTCCGCTACCTCGCGAATGCTACGGCCGGTTGCGGAGCACACGTTATACGCTTCTGCCACCTGTCCATGAAACGCGAGCTCGAGCAGTGCCCTGGCTGTATCGCGCACGTCGGTAAAGTCTCGGATGACTTCCAGGTTCCCCGCGCGGATCACGATGGGCCGACCTTGATGCTTTGCCAACGCAATTTGCTGGGCAAAATCGGCACACACGAAACGGGTCGATTGGCCTGGTCCGGTACAAGGGAACAAGCGAGCCCGCACAATCGGCACATCGCGGCTGCGGGCCATCGCTGCAGCGAGCCAATCCGCAGCGGCCTTGCTGACCCCGTAAACGGTGAAGGGTTGTAACGGGGCCGCCTCTGTGAGCAGCGGTGCGCCGGCGGCACTCGCGCCGTAAGCCTCAGCGGATCCCGTCCACACGACCTTCTCTACACATGCCACTGCACGCACGGCGGCAAACACGTGGAGTGCGCCGACGAGATTCACTGCGAAGGCAAGGTCCGCTTCTCGCTCTGCCTGCGCCACGCTACTTTGGGCCGCCAACAACACGACGAAGCGCGGTCGCCATTGCCGCAACACTTCGCGAACAGCTTCTTCGTCCCGGATGTCGAGCCGTACGCGGATCACCCCTCGGCCGCCCCTTGGCTGCCCGCATTCGATATCCCCCCAGTTCCGACTCGTGGCAACGGTTTCGATTCCCCGCGCAATGCA from Candidatus Binatia bacterium includes the following:
- a CDS encoding GDP-mannose 4,6-dehydratase, translating into MSGGPADRLLIIGGSGFIGRHLAQLCIARGIETVATSRNWGDIECGQPRGGRGVIRVRLDIRDEEAVREVLRQWRPRFVVLLAAQSSVAQAEREADLAFAVNLVGALHVFAAVRAVACVEKVVWTGSAEAYGASAAGAPLLTEAAPLQPFTVYGVSKAAADWLAAAMARSRDVPIVRARLFPCTGPGQSTRFVCADFAQQIALAKHQGRPIVIRAGNLEVIRDFTDVRDTARALLELAFHGQVAEAYNVCSATGRSIREVAETLLEIAGNTGAIVSELSRCRRVDIPRLVGCHDKITAATGWLPQYSWRQTLVDLLSDCWRRFGVSSTGT
- a CDS encoding DUF1302 domain-containing protein, whose product is MRWTKQCGRGLVWVLSVVVAAPCFGMPIDEAQNFQLRLRAYSRFSIRVQDSDSPPGGDTVPVTKMGQMVEHRNFYNPEFEGKLTPYWPSWLAAFKPDDLSFRVAAWGFYDGIYDYGPKQFRDAARRVNAGWPRPLRLGAFYLEGPDFVDQPTGTVESYFPHVEVQNPRDIYATRRRINELYLNFSKGPLFVRIGRQAISWGEADTVALLDQNNPFDVTLGAPGIFQEIDEARIPLWTIRTSLSLFETLGPLSSGFAEAYWVPGDLDVNTGILPLLGVSPYSPGGKDPQQLLRDQLGPLYEGARVQFVLQDLIPRKRFENSRYGFRVQTVINRFFTVSGWVYTTFPQQPVPLGRGLRRTPEGTSLFITQTVHNERFMAFGLANTFFVEPIDSIIRMQVVYFDNEPGFIPEINLGITKDTPNNPLSVLTACYRAAERKQLCTIPTADVIRWELGIDRFFFARFLNPSNSFTWITAFVGSWNLDETNAKDFRLAGQRKPGRAALSPDDYVQQKAVEAFVQTHLETNYAHGRVTPGITLIGNVRGTYVVNPVITYRMFDWLLFDLNYIHIGGEYQQVGFFRDRDQVSARVTYQLN
- a CDS encoding UDP-N-acetylmuramoyl-L-alanyl-D-glutamate--2,6-diaminopimelate ligase, coding for MSHSLQSLLKGTPHELLQGRWDVQVSSIVADSREVEPGSLFVCLTGYRTEGGETRADRHDFIPEAVARGAAALVVERPVTVSEGVTVVRVPDVWLAHAQIASRFYRQPSRDLVVVGVTGTSGKTSTVYFVDAVLRNAGWPTARFGTVEHRIGGEVYPARQTTPEAHELQALLRRAVDAGCRAVVMEVSSHALELRRVAEVAFDVGVFTNLGRDHLNFHPDMHHYRRAKGRLFEELASGGKDGIAVINIDDAAAPYMIEVNRGRLLTYGQGDRADVRVVETRISPTDTWFSAMTPLGPCEVRLPVPGAFQVANAVAALAVGIALGLPRDTVVAGLAAVPQVPGRFEVVNPGGEFLVIVDYAHKPDALERLLTGARSLARGRIITVFGCGGNRDRGKRPLMGEVAARLSDVVVVTSDNPRDEDPEAIISEIVAGVPREYASKLRVDVDRRRAITSAIREAKPGDLVMIAGKGHETYQIFGGQKLPFDDCAVAREALRARGALQGAWRARSSSAQGAREDER
- a CDS encoding long-chain fatty acid--CoA ligase: MNGLMMDEPLLLTHLVRRAARLFWEKRILSRTQYGVAEYTYADLYRRACQLGHVLKTLGIRPGERVGTFAWNTFRHLELYFGVPASGRVLHTLNIRLFPEQIAYIVNHAEDAVIFVDRSLVPQLEKLAPELRSVRAYVVMDDGPPPQTSLSPIYGYEDLLRHAPTSDPFPRLDEQTAAAMCYTSGTTGNPKGVLYSHRALVLHTFGQCLADAFGLRESDVVMPVVPMFHANAWGLPYGATMIGATQVYPGVQPTPEDICQLIETHRVTVTAGVPTVLLGILAAVEKHPYDLSSLRCIPCGGSAVPESLLARFDALGITVVQAWGMTETSPLASVSHPLSVMSDWPAERKLKVRAKQGRALPFVDMRIVAEDGSEQPWDGKSVGELQVRGPWIVGSYYKDERSAASFDRGWFKTGDIGTIDEYGYLQITDRAKDVIKSGGEWISSVELENTIMAHPKVAEAAVIGLPHERWQERPLACVVVKPGETLTKEELLAFLEPRVAKWWLPDDVVFLDALPKTSVGKIAKRELRERFRDYRWPSK